One region of Paralichthys olivaceus isolate ysfri-2021 chromosome 12, ASM2471397v2, whole genome shotgun sequence genomic DNA includes:
- the LOC138412362 gene encoding histone H2B → MPEPAKSAPKKGSKKAVTKAPGKGGKKRRKSRKESYAIYVYKVLKQVHPDTGISSKAMGIMNSFVSDIFERIAGEASRLAHYNKRSTITSREIQTAVRLLLPGELAKHAVSEGTKAVTKYTSSK, encoded by the coding sequence ATGCCTGAACCAGCGAAGTCCGCGCCCAAGAAGGGCTCCAAGAAAGCGGTGACGAAGGCCCCCGGTAAGggcggaaagaagaggagaaagagcaggaaggagagctacgccatctacgtgtacaaggtgctgaagcaggtccaccccgacactgggatctcctccaaggccatgggcatcatgaactccttcgtgagcgacatcttcgagcgcatcgccggtgaggcctctcgtctggctcattacaacaagcgctccaccatcacctccagggagattcagaccgccgtccgcctgctgctgcccggtgagctggctaaacacgccgtgtctgagggcaccaaggccgtgaccaagtacaccagctccaagtaa